From Serratia fonticola:
AGTTATCCTATAGCATCGGTTTAACACGGGGCATGGCAGGTAATCTGAGTTCTGTCATTGGTCATGTGCAAGCCACACTTGAGTTTGTCTTTGTTTACCATTGAATATATCTACTTTGTTATTTGATTTTTCTACGGAGAGAACAGTTAGATGAATATAAAACAGCTGAGTTTATCGCTTTTTCGTAATAATTTTAGTATGGGTGTTGGTATCGTGCTTGGTTTTATTTGTACAACAAGCCAGGCTGTACCTCAAAAAATCACCTTTTCCGCTACCGTTTTGCAAGGAAGTTGCGAAATATCTCTTAAAACCCCGGTAGTGGAATTTGGAGAGATGCAGGCTACCGAGATGCTTGGTGCCAAGAAACACTCAGAAATTAAACAGGTTGATGTGCAGTTAACAGAATGTAAGGGAATTGTAGATGGCCCACAAAAACCCTTACTTTCCATTAAGGGGGCAACTATTGGAGGAGAACCAAATTTATTTCGTAACGGTGGGACCTCCTCTGGCTTTGGCGTGGTGATTTCTGAAAATGCTGACATTGATATTCCAAATGGGATTGGATTGGCCAAAAATGGAACCGAGTTCGCTTTCGCTGGAAAAACCGAGGGAGGCAGCGTAGCTAATGGCGATATCATGACGTTATATACAGCGGTATCATGTGGTGTTGATTGTAAGGACGTTAAAGTAGGCACGCTGGAAGCCTCTGCGCAGCTTGAATTCCTTTATCGTTAATTATTAGGAGATATAAAGAGTGAAAGTGGGAGAGGCGATCAAAAGACGTTGGCAAGCATGGGGGATTGGGGCAATGTTAATTCTTCAATGTTCTCATGTGGCTGCGGACGGAGGATTATCTTTAGATAGAACACGAGTAATTTTCCAACAGGCTAATATGGCTCAATCTGTGACGTTACGTAATCGGGGAGAGGCTCTCTACTTGGTAAAGTCGGTGATCACGCGTGATATTGCCGGGAAGGTTACCGCTCCATTTTGGGTAACACCTCCGTTGTTTCGTTTGGAGCCTCGCTCTCAGAACACGCTGCGTATTTTACGTCAGGGGGAAAGTTTGCCGCAGGATCGTGAATCGCTGTTCTACTTTTCAGCGTTGGCGATACCGGCAACGGCCAAACCCACCGGGAACAGTGAGAACCAACCCAAAGTTGCGGGCGCCCTTTCTCTGGGGGTTCGTTCAGTCATTAAAATGTTTTATCGCCCAACCGGGTTGGTGATGAAACCGACGCAGGCATATGAACAACTGACGTTCAGCTATAAAAATGGCAATGTGACAGCGAACAATGACTCCCCCTACTTCCTGTCATTGGCGTCGTTAACGTTAGGAACACATTCAGTGAACCTTAATCAGGTTCCTTCGATGGTAGCGCCTTACAGCTCAGTGGTATTTGCTACACCACCAGTGACACAGGTCTCTTGGCAGTTGATTACTGATTATGGGTCGGTTACTGAACGTAAAACAATATCTATTTCCAGCACAAAGAATGGCAAAATAACAGCTGAAAAGTAACGGCGTTACCGGTGCGGCGGGTATAAATTTAAATTATGGGAATTATATAGACCTTTGCATGTTTAATGTCAAGAGGTAGCTATACTGACTGTGTCCTTTGTTGATTACCTGTAACTGCAGGCTTAATAATTCTGTTCTTATTCTATATGGGCTCCAGATTCCTGTGATTTTAACTGATAATGCTGTAAGGCATTTTTTCAATTGATTTCCTGAGGGTGAAATTAAATGTCAAACATAAATGAAAAGACACCGCGAGAAAGTTCATTTCTTTCTTTCGCCCTTTGCACAGGTTTTTACCGAATATTCTTGGTGAGTGTCTGTGGGTTTGTTTTTTTAATAGGGTGCGGAACTGTAAGCCAGGCCGCGCTAATCGAAGGGATTCAATTGGGGTCTATGCGAGTAGTTTATCCTGAGGCCAATAAAAATGGCACCAAGTTCTCGCTGATGAATACCTCGAAAAATACTTTTCTTATGCAGTCCTGGATACGCATGCTGGATGGAGAGGATAAAGCTCCCTTTATTGTCCTGCCTCCTCTTAAACGCGTGGATCCACAGGAGCGCCTGAACTTACGCATCTTGCGCACGGGGGGCAATTTGCCCGAGGATCGTGAGTCTGTGTTTTATCTGACAATGCGAGCGGTGCCGACAATCTCCGCTAAGCAAGAAGGGACTGGAGTGGTGACGTTGGTGCTGCAAAATAGTATCAAACTGTTTTACCGCCCGCAGGGCTTACCAAAAGATGGAATTAATGCGGTTGCCCATAAACTGCAGTTTACTCGTAACGGAAACCAACTTACGGCAATTAACCCTTCTCCATTTTATCTCACTTTATCGCATCTGGCGGTCGGTCCTTA
This genomic window contains:
- a CDS encoding fimbrial protein, producing MNIKQLSLSLFRNNFSMGVGIVLGFICTTSQAVPQKITFSATVLQGSCEISLKTPVVEFGEMQATEMLGAKKHSEIKQVDVQLTECKGIVDGPQKPLLSIKGATIGGEPNLFRNGGTSSGFGVVISENADIDIPNGIGLAKNGTEFAFAGKTEGGSVANGDIMTLYTAVSCGVDCKDVKVGTLEASAQLEFLYR
- a CDS encoding fimbrial biogenesis chaperone; amino-acid sequence: MLILQCSHVAADGGLSLDRTRVIFQQANMAQSVTLRNRGEALYLVKSVITRDIAGKVTAPFWVTPPLFRLEPRSQNTLRILRQGESLPQDRESLFYFSALAIPATAKPTGNSENQPKVAGALSLGVRSVIKMFYRPTGLVMKPTQAYEQLTFSYKNGNVTANNDSPYFLSLASLTLGTHSVNLNQVPSMVAPYSSVVFATPPVTQVSWQLITDYGSVTERKTISISSTKNGKITAEK
- a CDS encoding fimbrial biogenesis chaperone, with the translated sequence MSNINEKTPRESSFLSFALCTGFYRIFLVSVCGFVFLIGCGTVSQAALIEGIQLGSMRVVYPEANKNGTKFSLMNTSKNTFLMQSWIRMLDGEDKAPFIVLPPLKRVDPQERLNLRILRTGGNLPEDRESVFYLTMRAVPTISAKQEGTGVVTLVLQNSIKLFYRPQGLPKDGINAVAHKLQFTRNGNQLTAINPSPFYLTLSHLAVGPYLLDKDKLQLMVPPKGQQSWQIPSSARGEVRWKLIDEMGESTQEQRQL